One Ferrovum sp. PN-J185 genomic region harbors:
- the hemW gene encoding radical SAM family heme chaperone HemW: MALTVLPPLSLYVHVPWCIKKCPYCDFNSHELKSKINESQFIDALLTDFQYQLPYIWGRSVRSIFIGGGTPSLLSPESFDRLISGIRSLVSLIPGAEITLEANPGTFETDKFRGFKEAGINRLSLGIQSLNNRLLKVIGRVHDREQALFAISQARTVFDNLNCDLMYGLPNQTHQEALDDLTELLSFNPDHISFYQLTIEPNTYFYKFPPLLPEQDQIVTLENDIYSLLKEYHFDHYEVSAYAQQGKRSQHNLNYWMFGDYVGIGPGAHGKISLPDKIMRTAKIKHPNNYLNLIGKQEDIEERHVVDFNSIPFEFMMNALRLNAGFSLSLFEERTGLSIESIQSTLSLAEKKRFVTISENYLSPTELGRHFLNDLISLFLND; the protein is encoded by the coding sequence ATGGCTTTAACAGTACTACCCCCCTTATCGCTTTATGTACACGTTCCTTGGTGTATAAAAAAATGCCCTTACTGCGACTTTAACTCTCATGAGTTAAAGTCGAAAATTAATGAATCTCAATTTATAGATGCATTATTAACAGATTTTCAGTATCAGTTACCGTACATTTGGGGGAGGTCAGTTCGATCAATATTTATTGGTGGGGGAACACCAAGTTTATTATCACCTGAGTCGTTCGATCGATTAATCAGCGGTATTCGTAGTTTAGTATCTCTTATTCCCGGAGCTGAAATTACTCTTGAAGCAAATCCAGGCACTTTTGAGACTGATAAGTTTCGTGGTTTTAAAGAAGCTGGTATTAATCGTCTTTCTCTTGGTATTCAATCATTAAATAATCGTCTCTTAAAAGTAATCGGACGAGTTCATGATCGAGAGCAAGCTTTATTTGCTATATCCCAAGCAAGAACTGTTTTTGATAATTTAAATTGTGATTTGATGTATGGCTTACCCAATCAAACCCATCAGGAGGCATTGGACGATTTGACTGAATTATTAAGCTTTAATCCTGATCATATCTCTTTTTATCAGTTAACTATTGAACCTAACACCTACTTTTATAAATTTCCCCCATTACTACCAGAGCAGGATCAGATTGTTACTCTTGAAAACGATATTTATTCTTTATTGAAGGAGTATCACTTTGATCACTACGAAGTATCAGCTTATGCTCAACAGGGTAAGCGCTCACAACATAATTTAAACTATTGGATGTTTGGTGATTATGTGGGTATTGGTCCTGGCGCACATGGCAAAATTTCTTTGCCAGACAAAATCATGCGAACAGCAAAAATAAAACATCCTAACAATTATTTAAACTTGATTGGTAAACAAGAAGATATTGAAGAAAGACATGTTGTGGATTTTAATAGTATTCCATTTGAATTCATGATGAACGCCTTAAGACTAAATGCAGGGTTTTCTTTGTCACTTTTTGAAGAAAGAACGGGATTATCAATTGAGTCAATTCAATCCACTTTATCTTTAGCTGAAAAGAAACGATTTGTTACTATTAGCGAGAATTATTTAAGTCCCACAGAACTAGGTCGTCATTTTTTAAACGATTTAATCAGCTTATTTCTTAATGACTAA
- a CDS encoding methylated-DNA--[protein]-cysteine S-methyltransferase, whose amino-acid sequence MTNSIYFYITRLSPWGYMGVVCEGTTLLRIDVKSSLEELHLFLLSHYPLMEQSNILKTIADEVIHLIHNPTYVIHNAYRLEGTVFQQKVWHAILTIPVGSVKTYQVIAQEIRHTRAVRAVGTACGANPLPFIVPCHRVVGSSGKLGGFGLGIEFKRELLAKEGITYFL is encoded by the coding sequence ATGACTAACTCTATTTATTTTTATATTACTCGTTTATCTCCTTGGGGATATATGGGGGTAGTATGTGAAGGTACGACTTTGCTTAGAATTGATGTAAAGTCGAGTCTAGAAGAGTTACATCTGTTTTTATTAAGTCATTATCCTCTCATGGAACAATCTAACATCTTAAAGACGATTGCAGATGAGGTGATTCATTTAATCCATAACCCAACATACGTTATTCATAATGCATATCGACTTGAAGGCACGGTATTTCAACAGAAGGTATGGCACGCTATTCTGACCATACCTGTAGGGTCTGTTAAAACCTATCAAGTTATTGCTCAAGAGATACGTCACACAAGAGCAGTACGCGCTGTAGGAACGGCTTGCGGGGCCAATCCGTTGCCGTTTATTGTGCCATGTCACCGAGTGGTAGGTTCATCGGGTAAATTAGGTGGTTTTGGTTTAGGTATTGAATTTAAGAGAGAGTTACTGGCTAAAGAAGGAATTACTTACTTTCTTTGA
- the trmB gene encoding tRNA (guanosine(46)-N7)-methyltransferase TrmB: protein MNTMTIGQHIRSYVLRQGRLSTGQQRAIDELFPQWGIQFTQDKGLLSLHEVFNREAPTILEIGFGMGEPTINIAKTFPEKNFIAVDVHGPGIGNILKLIDQENLTNVRIIRHDAVEVLQFLIPPQSLAGVHIFFPDPWPKARHHKRRLIQSSFINNLVNYIQNGGYIHLATDWQDYADQMLEVLSQCTQLKNTTSGFAVRPDYRPLTKFENRGLKLGHGVWDLLFIKESK from the coding sequence ATGAATACAATGACAATTGGACAACATATTCGCAGCTACGTATTAAGGCAGGGAAGGCTATCAACGGGGCAGCAACGAGCAATTGATGAATTGTTTCCACAATGGGGAATTCAATTTACTCAAGACAAAGGTCTATTATCCTTGCACGAAGTTTTTAACAGAGAAGCACCCACCATACTGGAAATTGGTTTTGGTATGGGTGAACCTACCATTAATATTGCTAAAACTTTTCCTGAAAAAAACTTTATCGCAGTGGATGTTCATGGACCGGGAATTGGCAATATATTAAAGTTAATTGATCAAGAAAACCTGACCAATGTCCGTATAATACGTCATGATGCTGTGGAGGTATTGCAATTTCTGATACCACCGCAAAGCCTTGCTGGAGTACATATCTTTTTCCCAGACCCATGGCCAAAAGCAAGACACCACAAAAGAAGACTCATTCAATCTTCCTTTATCAATAACTTAGTTAACTATATCCAAAACGGTGGATATATTCACTTAGCTACTGATTGGCAAGACTATGCCGATCAAATGCTGGAAGTACTCTCGCAATGCACACAACTAAAAAATACCACATCTGGTTTTGCAGTAAGACCGGACTATCGTCCCTTAACCAAATTTGAAAATAGGGGACTCAAATTAGGTCATGGTGTTTGGGATTTGTTATTTATCAAAGAAAGTAAGTAA
- a CDS encoding thiazole synthase produces MNTDEFKIAGKTYQSRLLVGTGKYRDFHETQQAIEESGAEIITVAIRRTNIGQNPNESNLLDFISPTKYTLLPNTAGCYNADDAVRTLRLARELLDGHNLVKLEVLGDSKTLYPNMPETLVAAKTLVKDGFDVMVYCSDDPIQARQLEDIGCVAVMPLASLIGSGMGILNPWNLSIIIDQLQVPVIVDAGVGTASDAAIAMELGCGGVLMNTAIAQARNSVLMASAMKKAIQAGREAYLAGRMPKKTYQAEPSSPTTGLIA; encoded by the coding sequence ATGAATACAGATGAATTTAAAATTGCAGGAAAAACTTATCAGTCTCGTCTACTGGTTGGTACAGGCAAGTACCGTGACTTTCACGAAACCCAACAAGCTATAGAAGAGAGTGGGGCTGAAATCATTACGGTTGCTATACGCCGTACAAATATTGGACAAAATCCTAACGAATCTAATTTATTAGATTTCATTTCACCTACCAAATATACCCTGCTCCCTAATACTGCCGGCTGTTATAACGCTGACGATGCAGTAAGAACGCTGCGTCTCGCAAGAGAGTTACTAGATGGTCATAATTTAGTTAAATTAGAAGTATTAGGCGACAGTAAAACGCTTTATCCCAATATGCCAGAAACACTAGTAGCAGCAAAAACCTTAGTAAAAGACGGTTTTGATGTCATGGTGTACTGTAGCGACGACCCTATTCAGGCTCGTCAATTAGAGGATATAGGCTGTGTGGCCGTTATGCCTCTCGCCTCTCTCATTGGCTCTGGCATGGGAATTCTCAATCCTTGGAATCTCAGTATCATTATTGATCAATTACAAGTACCTGTTATTGTTGATGCAGGAGTTGGCACTGCCTCTGATGCAGCTATTGCCATGGAATTAGGTTGTGGTGGTGTATTAATGAATACCGCTATCGCTCAGGCCAGAAACTCTGTACTCATGGCCTCAGCCATGAAAAAAGCAATTCAGGCTGGAAGAGAGGCTTATCTTGCAGGTCGCATGCCTAAAAAAACCTATCAAGCAGAGCCAAGCTCTCCCACAACAGGTTTAATTGCTTAA
- the thiS gene encoding sulfur carrier protein ThiS: MNIIVNGQLLSIHPNTALSAVIDNLNLKNQRFAVEVNGEIITRSLHNQYIMQENDKIEIVVAVGGG; encoded by the coding sequence ATGAATATTATTGTTAACGGCCAACTTCTTTCAATTCATCCTAATACCGCATTAAGCGCAGTGATTGATAACTTAAATCTTAAGAATCAACGCTTTGCTGTGGAAGTTAATGGTGAAATCATAACCCGCTCCTTACATAATCAATACATTATGCAAGAAAATGACAAAATTGAAATTGTAGTGGCCGTAGGCGGTGGATAA
- the mutY gene encoding A/G-specific adenine glycosylase: protein MIVFSQAVIQWQKEFGRHHLPWQQTRDPYKVWLSEIMLQQTQVTTVIPYFVRFLNRFPTITSLAEAHQDQVLELWAGLGYYSRARNLHHAAQQITSRYNSTFPIEQELREQLPGIGKSTAGAIGVFAFNQRLPILDGNVKRVLTRYFAIEGNIYSKEIERKLWELAESLLPDDNIVAYTQGLMDLGATICTRTAPLCRVCPLVSECRAKHSNTIDRYPERKKKVVVQVVKLTVLIIEHEKHYYLIKRNKNIWKNLWAFPMVEEPVDTQQWLTQQHIQAQLKTTYPKLKHQLTHRTLELSVEHWQVEQQFSNQLTSEGLWLTVDQIQQKAIPVAMNKILTYLL from the coding sequence ATGATTGTATTTTCTCAAGCTGTTATCCAATGGCAAAAAGAGTTTGGTAGACATCATCTACCTTGGCAACAAACCAGAGACCCTTACAAAGTGTGGTTATCTGAAATTATGCTGCAGCAAACTCAAGTCACTACAGTTATTCCCTATTTTGTAAGATTTTTAAATCGTTTCCCCACAATTACTTCTTTGGCTGAAGCACATCAAGATCAAGTATTAGAGCTATGGGCGGGGTTAGGTTATTACTCTCGAGCGAGAAACTTACATCATGCAGCCCAACAAATTACTAGCCGTTATAACTCAACGTTTCCAATTGAGCAGGAGTTACGTGAACAGTTACCTGGAATTGGAAAATCCACTGCAGGGGCTATTGGTGTATTTGCCTTTAATCAAAGGCTACCTATTTTGGATGGGAACGTAAAACGAGTATTGACCCGTTACTTTGCCATTGAGGGCAATATTTATAGCAAAGAAATTGAGCGTAAACTCTGGGAGTTGGCTGAGTCTTTGTTACCTGATGACAATATCGTTGCCTATACTCAAGGTTTAATGGATTTAGGGGCAACCATTTGTACACGCACAGCGCCGCTATGTAGAGTATGTCCGCTAGTGAGTGAATGCCGCGCAAAACACAGTAATACCATTGATCGCTACCCAGAAAGAAAAAAGAAAGTAGTGGTACAAGTTGTTAAACTAACTGTATTAATAATAGAACATGAAAAACACTATTATTTGATTAAGCGTAATAAAAATATATGGAAAAATTTATGGGCTTTTCCTATGGTGGAAGAGCCCGTAGATACACAACAATGGTTAACTCAGCAGCATATACAAGCACAGCTTAAAACCACTTATCCTAAGCTTAAGCATCAGTTGACTCATCGAACATTAGAGCTCAGCGTAGAACATTGGCAAGTTGAACAACAATTTAGTAACCAGTTAACATCAGAAGGTCTTTGGTTGACTGTTGATCAAATTCAACAAAAGGCAATTCCTGTTGCTATGAACAAGATACTAACCTACTTACTCTAG
- the rapZ gene encoding RNase adapter RapZ translates to MTTHIILISGLSGSGKTVALKALEDSGFFSMDNLPVPFAFEIIAKLIKRGENKIAVTLDARSGEDISELPLILNKLKENKWHSHFIFLDASDNDLIRRFSETRRPHPLSAGTLSIIECISSERKLLSDISDIGYKIDTTQITPNALRARIKSYLNIDANQLTLFFESFGFKHGIPLDADFVFDVRCIPNPFYDPKLRPLTGQDSAVIDFLDNDVLAQQMLKDISSFIHNWTTAFIQDNRSTLTIAIGCTGGQHRSVYLAEKLKQHFKDLFSVQVIHRELS, encoded by the coding sequence ATGACTACACATATCATTTTAATTAGTGGATTATCTGGCTCTGGTAAAACAGTAGCGTTAAAGGCGCTTGAAGATTCTGGTTTCTTTTCAATGGATAATCTTCCCGTTCCCTTCGCTTTTGAAATTATTGCAAAACTGATTAAGCGTGGGGAAAATAAAATCGCTGTTACACTGGACGCACGAAGTGGTGAGGATATTTCTGAACTCCCATTAATTTTAAATAAATTAAAAGAAAATAAATGGCATTCACATTTTATTTTTTTAGATGCCAGTGACAATGATTTAATTCGACGTTTTTCCGAAACTCGTCGACCGCATCCTTTGTCTGCAGGAACTCTCTCTATTATTGAATGCATCAGTTCTGAAAGAAAACTTTTATCAGATATTTCTGATATTGGTTACAAAATTGATACTACGCAAATCACACCTAATGCCTTACGAGCTAGAATTAAAAGCTATTTAAATATTGATGCTAACCAGTTAACTCTATTTTTTGAATCATTTGGCTTTAAACACGGTATTCCACTGGATGCTGACTTTGTCTTTGATGTTCGCTGTATACCTAATCCTTTCTATGACCCTAAATTACGCCCACTCACGGGTCAGGATAGCGCAGTTATTGATTTTTTAGACAATGATGTTTTAGCACAACAGATGTTGAAAGATATTAGTAGCTTTATTCACAATTGGACAACGGCTTTTATACAGGACAATAGATCCACACTAACTATCGCTATTGGTTGTACTGGTGGACAACACCGCTCAGTTTACTTGGCTGAAAAACTTAAACAGCATTTCAAAGACCTCTTTTCAGTACAAGTTATTCATCGCGAACTCTCCTAG
- the hprK gene encoding HPr(Ser) kinase/phosphatase, whose product MPDVSVQRLFDDNQEKNNLIWLTDNIGKDKIIPVGSLTDKDVGTIAHLNLTHPHRFQVLGQMELTYLKSLAKTQLSDALTRIFSDNLAALFITENADMFEPLREMAIKKEVAILGCSLSSADLINNLNYYLSQELAEETTIHGVFMVILEVGVLITGDSAVGKSELALELISRGHGFVADDAVDLYKIGPETIQGKCPPMLKDFLEVRGLGLINIRSIFGETAVRPRKNLKLIVHLERPPGGDLSAFERLPSHTPTQSILGIDIPKVVLPVAVGRNLAVLVEAATRNFILMQRGINSTQQFLDRQKEFMGIDHFDSSDKKD is encoded by the coding sequence ATGCCAGACGTCAGCGTTCAACGACTATTTGACGATAATCAAGAAAAAAACAACTTAATATGGCTTACCGATAATATCGGTAAAGACAAGATCATACCCGTAGGGAGTCTCACAGATAAAGATGTGGGAACTATCGCTCATCTTAATTTAACTCACCCTCATCGCTTTCAAGTATTGGGACAAATGGAGTTAACTTATTTAAAAAGCCTTGCAAAAACACAACTCAGTGATGCATTAACTAGAATTTTCTCAGACAATCTGGCAGCGTTATTTATTACTGAGAACGCTGATATGTTTGAGCCATTAAGAGAGATGGCCATTAAAAAAGAAGTTGCAATTCTTGGTTGCTCTTTATCAAGCGCTGATCTGATTAATAATCTTAATTATTATCTTAGTCAAGAATTAGCAGAAGAAACTACAATACACGGTGTCTTCATGGTCATTCTAGAAGTGGGCGTCTTAATTACTGGAGACTCCGCTGTTGGTAAAAGTGAATTAGCACTGGAACTTATTTCTCGAGGACACGGTTTTGTTGCCGATGATGCTGTAGATTTATATAAAATTGGACCAGAAACCATCCAAGGGAAATGTCCTCCTATGCTTAAAGATTTCTTGGAAGTGCGAGGGCTTGGATTAATTAACATTCGCTCAATTTTTGGTGAAACAGCAGTTCGCCCAAGAAAAAACCTAAAACTTATTGTGCACCTTGAACGCCCACCGGGTGGTGATTTGAGTGCCTTTGAACGCTTACCAAGCCACACACCAACTCAATCTATTCTTGGTATTGATATTCCAAAAGTTGTCTTGCCCGTCGCGGTTGGAAGAAACCTTGCTGTTTTAGTTGAAGCTGCTACCCGCAACTTTATCTTGATGCAACGTGGTATTAATAGTACTCAACAGTTTTTAGACAGGCAAAAAGAATTTATGGGTATTGACCATTTTGATTCAAGCGATAAAAAAGATTAA
- a CDS encoding PTS sugar transporter subunit IIA, which translates to MEAITKLLKQSHVLIDMEVTSKKRLFEQIGILFENNNQLSRSLVYDALFNREKLGSTGLGHGFALPHGRFKGLKHPLCAFIRLNSAIPFESPDSENVKMAFVLLVPDHANEHHLKLLSEIAEMFSDDELRQTILSATSAEVVYETIINWVPYARRQRSTTI; encoded by the coding sequence ATGGAAGCAATCACAAAACTATTAAAGCAAAGCCATGTATTAATAGACATGGAAGTGACCAGTAAAAAACGGTTATTTGAACAAATTGGCATTCTTTTTGAAAACAATAATCAACTGTCACGTAGCCTAGTGTATGACGCATTATTTAATCGTGAAAAACTAGGATCCACTGGATTAGGTCATGGCTTTGCACTTCCACATGGTCGTTTTAAAGGTCTTAAGCATCCACTTTGTGCTTTTATTAGACTAAACAGCGCAATACCTTTCGAATCCCCTGATAGTGAAAATGTGAAAATGGCATTTGTACTATTAGTTCCTGATCACGCTAATGAACATCATTTGAAACTACTCAGTGAAATTGCAGAAATGTTCAGTGACGATGAATTAAGACAGACGATTTTATCTGCTACGTCAGCAGAAGTGGTTTACGAAACAATCATTAATTGGGTTCCTTATGCCAGACGTCAGCGTTCAACGACTATTTGA
- the hpf gene encoding ribosome hibernation-promoting factor, HPF/YfiA family translates to MKVNVTGQHVEITPAMRDHISEKMQRIKNHFDQPIDINVILKIEKLQHHVEANVRVNGRDIFAQTSGSDMYVAIDDLAHLLDRQIIKQKEKNQNNRGAESIRHHNGE, encoded by the coding sequence ATGAAAGTTAATGTTACAGGACAACATGTAGAAATTACTCCTGCAATGCGCGATCATATTTCTGAGAAAATGCAACGCATTAAAAATCATTTTGATCAACCTATTGATATTAACGTGATTCTTAAAATAGAAAAATTACAACATCATGTAGAAGCTAACGTACGTGTTAATGGCAGAGATATTTTTGCGCAAACATCTGGCTCTGATATGTATGTTGCCATTGACGACCTTGCTCATTTATTAGATCGCCAAATCATCAAACAGAAAGAAAAAAATCAAAATAACCGCGGTGCTGAAAGTATCAGACACCATAATGGCGAATAA
- a CDS encoding RNA polymerase factor sigma-54: protein MKQNLQLKLSQQLALTPQLQQAIRLLQLSTVELNQEIEEAVRDNPLLELQDTNDSPTTQDSHSNEESSSHSDELNETSLDNNLDSAWDTHYSKSSSSNERDDDFFSIEDKPSLIDHLKEQLRLIPLSEKDGQIISQLIANINDSGYLDISLEEIQAQFPHEAEIEIEEIKVCVKLLQTLDPVGIGAANLSECLLLQLHQLYTTHPVYGLAVSICQNYLALLGNRDYLKLKKALKINDVQLKQAIQLITQLNPKPAEHFFQQDTRYIIPDVIVKKYNKKWVVQLNPQVLPRLKINQLYANLLQNNEGHSSLTTQLQEARWLIKNIQQRFDTILKVSQAIVDEQQDFFEFGEVSMKPMILKEIADLVGLHESTISRVTTQKFMFSPKGIFELKYFFSSHVSTDQGGTASSTSIRALIKQLINEENPKKPLSDNQISDILNERGIVVARRTVAKYRESMQIYPASQRKII from the coding sequence ATGAAACAAAACTTACAGCTTAAGCTTTCTCAACAGTTAGCGCTCACTCCGCAACTTCAGCAAGCAATTAGACTATTACAATTATCAACCGTTGAACTTAACCAAGAAATCGAAGAGGCTGTTAGAGACAATCCTTTATTAGAACTTCAGGATACAAATGACTCTCCTACAACACAGGATAGTCATTCAAATGAAGAGTCATCCTCTCATAGTGATGAATTGAACGAAACCAGTCTAGATAACAATTTAGACTCTGCCTGGGATACTCATTATTCTAAATCGTCATCATCGAACGAACGAGATGACGATTTTTTTAGTATTGAAGATAAACCGAGCTTAATTGACCATTTAAAAGAACAGTTAAGATTAATACCCTTATCAGAAAAAGATGGGCAGATCATTAGTCAACTTATCGCGAATATTAATGACTCAGGTTATTTAGATATTTCTTTAGAAGAAATACAAGCTCAATTTCCTCATGAAGCTGAAATAGAAATTGAAGAAATTAAAGTATGCGTAAAATTATTACAAACTCTTGATCCAGTGGGTATTGGTGCAGCCAATCTGTCAGAGTGCTTACTTCTTCAGCTCCACCAACTTTATACAACTCATCCAGTGTATGGTTTAGCTGTGAGCATATGCCAAAACTATTTGGCATTATTAGGAAATCGTGATTACCTAAAACTGAAAAAAGCACTTAAAATAAATGACGTTCAATTAAAACAAGCAATCCAATTAATTACTCAACTCAACCCAAAGCCTGCGGAACATTTTTTTCAACAAGATACAAGGTACATAATACCTGATGTTATTGTTAAGAAATATAACAAAAAATGGGTTGTTCAGCTTAATCCACAAGTGTTGCCACGTCTAAAAATCAACCAACTCTATGCCAATTTATTACAAAATAATGAGGGCCATTCATCGCTAACCACTCAACTTCAAGAAGCGCGATGGTTAATAAAAAACATACAGCAACGATTTGATACGATTTTAAAAGTATCTCAAGCTATAGTGGACGAACAGCAAGACTTTTTTGAGTTTGGTGAAGTATCTATGAAACCTATGATTCTAAAAGAAATCGCCGATTTAGTTGGTTTACATGAATCAACCATATCACGGGTTACAACACAAAAATTTATGTTTAGTCCTAAAGGCATATTTGAATTAAAATATTTCTTCAGTAGTCATGTTTCAACAGACCAAGGAGGGACAGCCTCATCCACTTCAATTAGAGCCCTAATCAAGCAATTAATTAATGAGGAAAATCCAAAAAAACCTTTATCAGACAACCAAATTTCAGATATTCTGAATGAGAGAGGGATAGTTGTTGCCAGGCGAACAGTAGCTAAATATAGGGAGTCCATGCAAATATATCCTGCTAGTCAACGTAAAATTATTTAA
- the lptB gene encoding LPS export ABC transporter ATP-binding protein has translation MSELRVEHLVKKYKSRTVVKDLSLNVEKGEVVGLLGPNGAGKTTCFYMIVGLVPLDGGEIYLDNTRLSLLPIHKRSQLGVSYLPQEASIFRRMTVADNILSVLQLRGLKADECAEELDSLLAELHISHLRNNPAISLSGGERRRVEIARALATNPRFILLDEPFAGVDPIAVMDIQQIIRFLKDRGIGVLITDHNVRETLGICDRAYIINQGTVLASGRPDEIIHNDNVRKVYLGEHFKL, from the coding sequence ATGAGCGAATTAAGAGTTGAACATTTAGTTAAAAAATATAAGTCACGCACAGTAGTGAAAGACTTATCTCTGAATGTGGAAAAAGGTGAAGTTGTCGGTTTACTTGGACCCAATGGTGCGGGAAAAACCACTTGTTTTTATATGATTGTTGGATTAGTACCACTTGATGGCGGGGAGATTTATCTAGACAACACTCGCCTAAGTCTTCTGCCTATTCACAAACGCTCTCAACTTGGCGTATCTTACCTACCGCAGGAAGCCTCTATTTTTCGACGTATGACAGTCGCAGACAATATTCTGTCAGTTTTACAGTTAAGAGGTCTTAAAGCCGATGAATGCGCAGAAGAGTTAGATAGCCTCCTAGCAGAACTACATATTTCTCATCTACGCAATAATCCTGCAATTAGCCTCTCTGGGGGCGAGCGACGACGAGTTGAAATTGCTAGGGCACTGGCCACTAACCCCCGTTTTATTTTATTAGATGAACCCTTTGCAGGTGTTGATCCTATTGCAGTTATGGATATTCAACAAATCATTCGATTTCTAAAAGACAGAGGAATTGGCGTTTTAATTACTGATCATAATGTACGAGAAACATTAGGTATTTGTGACCGCGCATATATTATTAATCAGGGTACCGTTTTAGCATCAGGACGGCCTGACGAGATTATTCATAATGACAATGTCCGTAAAGTCTATCTAGGTGAGCATTTCAAGCTATAA
- the lptA gene encoding lipopolysaccharide transport periplasmic protein LptA, whose product MFVTQWAYAEKADKDKPINIESDKMTADDLKKISYFDGHVVMTQGTIRLTGEHVIVTEDKTTGFKHATAFGDPVTFRQKKEASDQWVDGVAQHVEYDEKIGRVELFDKAIVRQDKDEIKGNYLSYDLNSEFLQAEGKSKNNGPTPKGRVHMIFKPEDNKASAPASTATPTNTQTKPTIPTPKLKIDSDTTP is encoded by the coding sequence ATGTTTGTCACCCAATGGGCTTATGCTGAGAAAGCCGATAAAGATAAACCTATCAATATAGAATCAGACAAGATGACTGCAGATGATCTTAAAAAAATCTCCTACTTTGATGGTCATGTTGTTATGACTCAAGGCACCATTCGTTTAACAGGTGAACATGTTATTGTCACGGAAGACAAAACAACCGGTTTTAAACATGCCACCGCATTTGGTGACCCTGTTACTTTTCGTCAGAAAAAAGAAGCCTCGGATCAATGGGTGGATGGTGTGGCCCAACATGTTGAATACGACGAAAAAATTGGTCGAGTGGAATTATTTGATAAGGCCATCGTTAGACAAGATAAAGACGAGATTAAAGGTAACTATTTGTCTTATGATCTTAATTCAGAATTTCTTCAGGCTGAAGGAAAGAGTAAAAATAATGGCCCCACACCAAAAGGAAGGGTACATATGATTTTCAAACCAGAAGACAATAAAGCATCTGCTCCAGCGTCTACAGCAACACCAACTAACACTCAAACCAAACCAACTATACCTACTCCAAAACTTAAAATTGACAGTGATACAACCCCATGA
- the lptC gene encoding LPS export ABC transporter periplasmic protein LptC, translating to MARIIPNIESLGPLLVVLLMALVTGWLWRVVEHSGSTGGNLKEHKPDIIMSKFFAQQLDEKGRVHYTLYANHMIHYPDDSSSYFNQVLFTTFEPKEPPVTVQSRDAVRFDSLDKIIFTGDVVVTRQKTLDQPVTVLRTQSLTVYLKNGIGETDQPVVINYGTNILTAANMKVNTKTKIAEFGHAKAIYYPKKSH from the coding sequence ATGGCTCGAATAATCCCTAATATTGAATCTCTTGGACCACTTCTTGTCGTTTTACTAATGGCATTAGTAACCGGCTGGTTATGGCGTGTAGTGGAACACAGCGGCTCCACGGGTGGTAATTTAAAAGAGCATAAACCTGACATTATTATGAGTAAGTTTTTTGCTCAACAATTAGATGAAAAAGGACGAGTACACTATACGCTGTATGCTAATCACATGATTCATTATCCAGATGACAGTAGCTCTTACTTTAACCAGGTACTCTTCACCACTTTTGAACCTAAAGAGCCACCAGTCACTGTACAATCTAGAGATGCAGTTCGCTTTGACAGCCTAGATAAAATTATTTTTACCGGTGACGTGGTTGTGACACGACAAAAAACTCTAGATCAACCGGTAACTGTACTGAGAACACAATCACTTACAGTATATTTAAAAAATGGTATTGGAGAGACAGATCAGCCAGTAGTAATCAATTACGGAACCAATATACTGACTGCTGCCAATATGAAAGTTAACACTAAAACAAAGATTGCTGAGTTTGGACATGCAAAAGCTATTTACTACCCAAAAAAATCTCATTAA